The DNA window AAAATCTGACCCGCGACCAGGTGTTGATGATGCTGGAAAAAAGCCTGCAATCGCCGCGGGCGGTGCCGCCCTGGACCCGCGAGCAGTGGCAGAGCAAACTGGAAAGGGAGTATCAGGATATCGCCGCCCTGCCGCAGCGGGCGCGGCTAAAAATCAAACGGCCGGTGAAAGTGCAGCCGATTGCCCGTGTCTGGTATGCCAGCGAGCAGAAACAGGTGCAGTACGCCTGCCCCAGCCCGCTGATCGCCCTGATGTCCGGCAGCCAGGGGGTTAGCGTGCCGGATATTGGGGAATTGCTCAACTACGACGCCGACAATGTGCAATACCGCTACAAACCGGAGGCGCAGGCGCTGAGATTACTGATCCCTCGTCTGCACCTCTGGCTGGCTAGCGAGTAGCCAGGCTGCCGACCATCTGTTCCGGGCGCACCCAGCTATCGAATTCGGCTTCCGTCAGGTAGCCCAGCGCCAGCGCCGAAGCCTTCAGGGTCAGCCCCTCATGGTGCGCTTTTTTGGCGATCTCCGCCGCTTTATCATAGCCGATATGGGTATTCAGCGCGGTCACCAGCATCAGCGACTCGTTGAGCAGCTGGGTGATCCGCTCACGATTCGGCTCAATCCCCATCGCACAGTGCTCGTTAAAGCTCGTCATGCCGTCCGCCAGCAGACGCACCGACTGCAGGAAGTTGTGAATGACCATCGGCCGATAGACGTTGAGCTCAAAGTTGCCCGAGGCGCCGCCGATATTCACCGCCACGTCGTTACCCATCACCTGGCAGCAGACCATGGTCAGGGCCTCGCACTGCGTCGGGTTGACCTTACCGGGCATAATCGATGACCCAGGCTCGTTTTCCGGGATGGCGATTTCGCCAATCCCGCAGCGCGGCCCGGAGGCCAGCCAGCGGACATCGTTAGCGATTTTCATCAGCGAGGCCGCCAGACCTTTCAGCGCGCCGTGGGCATGGACCAGGGCATCGACAGTGGCCAGCGCTTCGAATTTATTCGGCGCGGTGACAAACGGCTGTCCGCTGAGCGAGGCCAGCTCGGCCGCCACCCGGACGGCATATTCCGGATGCGTATTCAGCCCGGTCCCCACCGCCGTCCCGCCCAGCGCCAGCTCGGCAAGGTGCGGCTGGCTGGCTTCAAGATGCTTCAGGCTATGGTCCAGCATCGCCACCCAGCCGGAGATTTCCTGGCCTAAGGTGAGCGGCGTGGCGTCCTGCAGATGGGTGCGACCGATCTTCACGATATCCTTGAAGGCCACCGCTTTTTCGTTGAGCGTGGCCCGCAGCGCCTGCAGCGACGGGAGCAATTTTTCCCGCAGGGCGACCAGCGCCGCGACGTGCATGGCGGTGGGGAACACATCATTCGAGCTCTGGCTTTTATTGACATCGTCATTGGGGTGGATTTTTCGCGCCATCCCCCGCTCACCGCCGAGCAGTTCACTGGCGCGGTTAGCCAGCACCTCGTTCATATTCATATTGCTCTGGGTGCCGGAACCGGTCTGCCAGATAGCCAGCGGGAACTCCTGGGGGTGTTTTCCGGCCAGCACTTCGTCAGCGGCGGCGACGATCGCCCCGGCTTTCTCCGCCGTCAGCAGGGCAAGATCCTGATTGACCTTCGCCGCCGCCCGCTTGGTCAGCGCGAGGGCATATATCAGTTCCCCGGGCATTTTTTCGGTCGAGATGCGGAAATGCTCCAGCGAACGCTGGGTCTGGGCGCCCCAGAGTTTATCGGCCGGGACGTCGATGGCGCCCATCGAGTCTTTTTCACTGCGATGCGTTGTCATTACTTTCTCCTTGGATGAAAAGTGCGTCATAGCGACAAAGCTCACCTGCTTAAAAGAGTAAGTATTGGCCAGATTGATAAGTTGTTTTGGTGGTTCGTGCCGCAAAGCGGCATAAAAAAGCCGCCCCGAAGGGCGGCCCGGACGGCTGACAACATGCCATCTTCAGCGATTGCCCGGCGGCGCTGCGCTGGCGCGGGCCGACAGGGAATGGCATACCCGGTTGATATTGCTGTTTTCGTAGGCCGGGTAAGGCGAAAGCCGCCACCCGGCAGAAGGCGCGCACGATAACGAAAACAAGTTTGTCATCGGCCAGAGCCGCCCCGAAGGGCGGCCAGGTTTATTTCACGCAGCGGGCGCACTGCGACGTCTGGATCTGCTGGAAGAAGTCGTTGCCTTTATCATCGACGAGGATAAACGCCGGGAAGTCTTCCACTTCGATTTTCCAGATCGCCTCCATCCCCAGCTCCGGATACGCCACGCACTCCAGGCTGCGGATGCTCTGCTGAGCCAGTACCGCCGCCGGGCCGCCGATGCTGCCGAGGTAGAAACCGCCGTGCTTATGGCAGGCGTCGGTGACCTGCTGGCTGCGGTTGCCTTTCGCCAGCATGATCTTACTCGCGCCGTGAGACTGCAGCAGATCGACGTAAGAGTCCATGCGGCCTGCGGTAGTCGGGCCGAGGGAGCCGGAGGCGTAACCGTCCGGCGTCTTGGCCGGGCCGGCGTAGTAGATCGGGTGATCTTTCACGTACTGCGGCAGTTCCTCGCCATTATCGATAAGCTCTTTCAGCTTGGCGTGGGCGATGTCGCGGGCGACGATAATGGTGCCGCTCAGCGACAGACGGGTGGAGACCGGGTACTGCGACAGCAGCGCCAGGATCTCGCTCATCGGCTGGTTAAGGTTCACCTTCACCGCTTCGCCTTCGCCGGCCTGGCGCAGATGCTCAGGGATATATTTCCCCGGATTGCTCTCCAGCTTCTCGATCCAGATGCCGTCGCGGTTGATTTTGGCTTTGATGTTGCGGTCGGCGGAACAGGAAACCCCCATCCCTACCGGACAGGAGGCGCCGTGGCGCGGCAGGCGGATCACCCGGATATCGTGGGCGAAGTATTTGCCGCCGAACTGCGCGCCGAGGCCGAGATTTTGCGCCTCCACCAGCAGCTCCTGCTCCAGCTGAATGTCGCGGAACGCCTGGCCATGCTCATTACCTTCGGTCGGCAGACCGTCGTAGTATTTGGTGGACGCCAGCTTGACGGTCTTCAGCGTCGCTTCCGCCGAGGTACCGCCGATGACAAAGGCGATGTGGTACGGCGGGCAGGCAGCGGTACCAAGGGTACGCATCTTCTCCACCAGATAGTTTTTCAGCTTCGCCGGGGTGATCAGCGCTTTGGTTTCCTGGTAGAGATAGGTTTTGTTCGCCGAGCCGCCGCCTTTGGCGATACAGAGGAATTTGTACTCATCGCCATCGGTAGCATAGAGGTCGATCTGCGCCGGCAGGTTGGTGCCGGTGTTGACCTCTTTATACATATCCAGCGGGGCGTTCTGCGAATAGCGCAGGTTGTCCTGGATGTAGGTGTTGTATACCCCCTGCGCCAGCGCGGCTTCGTCGCCGCCGCCGGTCCAGACGCGCTGGCCTTTTTTACCCATGATGATGGCGGTGCCGGTGTCCTGGCAGGTGGGCAGAATGCCTTTGGCGGCGATATCGGAGTTGCGCAGGAACTGCAGGGCGACGTATTTGTCGTTTTCGCTGGCTTCCGGGTCGTTAAGGATATCCGCTACCTGCTGCTGATGGGCCGGGCGAAGCATAAAGGAGGCGTCGTGGAAGGCATGTTGCGCCAGAAGGGTCAGCGCCTGAGGGTCAACTTTTAGCACTTCCTGGCCGGCAAATTCGGCGACGGAGACGTAATCACTGCTGAAGAGATAATACTCGGTGTCATCCTTTTTGAGGGGAAAAGGATCCTGGTAAACAAACGGTTTATTCGACATTGTACTCTCACTTACTGCTTTGGCTGATTATGTTTCAGGCAGGGACTCCATGTGCCTGTAGAAAAGCGAGTCGATCAATTTTACACAAATTTTTAACAAAAACTGAGACAGGGA is part of the Klebsiella quasipneumoniae subsp. quasipneumoniae genome and encodes:
- the fumC gene encoding class II fumarate hydratase, giving the protein MTTHRSEKDSMGAIDVPADKLWGAQTQRSLEHFRISTEKMPGELIYALALTKRAAAKVNQDLALLTAEKAGAIVAAADEVLAGKHPQEFPLAIWQTGSGTQSNMNMNEVLANRASELLGGERGMARKIHPNDDVNKSQSSNDVFPTAMHVAALVALREKLLPSLQALRATLNEKAVAFKDIVKIGRTHLQDATPLTLGQEISGWVAMLDHSLKHLEASQPHLAELALGGTAVGTGLNTHPEYAVRVAAELASLSGQPFVTAPNKFEALATVDALVHAHGALKGLAASLMKIANDVRWLASGPRCGIGEIAIPENEPGSSIMPGKVNPTQCEALTMVCCQVMGNDVAVNIGGASGNFELNVYRPMVIHNFLQSVRLLADGMTSFNEHCAMGIEPNRERITQLLNESLMLVTALNTHIGYDKAAEIAKKAHHEGLTLKASALALGYLTEAEFDSWVRPEQMVGSLATR
- the fumA gene encoding class I fumarate hydratase FumA, producing the protein MSNKPFVYQDPFPLKKDDTEYYLFSSDYVSVAEFAGQEVLKVDPQALTLLAQHAFHDASFMLRPAHQQQVADILNDPEASENDKYVALQFLRNSDIAAKGILPTCQDTGTAIIMGKKGQRVWTGGGDEAALAQGVYNTYIQDNLRYSQNAPLDMYKEVNTGTNLPAQIDLYATDGDEYKFLCIAKGGGSANKTYLYQETKALITPAKLKNYLVEKMRTLGTAACPPYHIAFVIGGTSAEATLKTVKLASTKYYDGLPTEGNEHGQAFRDIQLEQELLVEAQNLGLGAQFGGKYFAHDIRVIRLPRHGASCPVGMGVSCSADRNIKAKINRDGIWIEKLESNPGKYIPEHLRQAGEGEAVKVNLNQPMSEILALLSQYPVSTRLSLSGTIIVARDIAHAKLKELIDNGEELPQYVKDHPIYYAGPAKTPDGYASGSLGPTTAGRMDSYVDLLQSHGASKIMLAKGNRSQQVTDACHKHGGFYLGSIGGPAAVLAQQSIRSLECVAYPELGMEAIWKIEVEDFPAFILVDDKGNDFFQQIQTSQCARCVK